A stretch of the Cucurbita pepo subsp. pepo cultivar mu-cu-16 chromosome LG16, ASM280686v2, whole genome shotgun sequence genome encodes the following:
- the LOC111777121 gene encoding trihelix transcription factor GTL1-like, with the protein MREISPSPEISTAVVSRASEDDGVAASAGLEEEADRNWTGNRWPREETMALLKVRSRMDSAFRDSSIKAPLWEEVSRKLAEIGYNRSAKKCKEKFENIYKYHKRTKDGRSSKPNGKNYRYFEQLEALDNHPLLPSQADSKEEIPNKIVHNAIPYSIVNPDSNFVETTTTLISMSTTSCSSKESGGTTKKKEKKRKFVEFFGRLMKEVIEKQEKLQKKFVEVLEKCEEERLAREEEWKMQELARIKNERERFNHQRSIAAAKDAAVLSFLKAFSEQVGTVQFPESLILMENLTGREDHSNVDRITSTRENGNDGNSNQITSSRWPKDEIDALIQLKTNLQIKYQENGPKGPLWEEISLAMKKLGYDRNAKRCKEKWENINKYFKKVKESNKKRPEDSKTCSYFQQLDALYKQKSKKVVDNHPNHELKPEELLMHMMGSQEEGHQPESATDDGKAENADQNQEDDDDDDNDNNDKDEYYYIVANNNSNQVEVGT; encoded by the exons ATGCGCGAAATTTCGCCTTCACCGGAAATTTCTACCGCCGTCGTGAGCCGTGCCTCTGAGGATGATGGTGTGGCGGCTTCCGCCGGACTTGAGGAGGAGGCTGACCGGAATTGGACCGGTAATCGGTGGCCGCGAGAGGAGACTATGGCGTTACTGAAGGTGCGGTCTAGAATGGACTCTGCGTTTAGGGATTCGAGCATTAAAGCTCCTCTTTGGGAAGAAGTATCCAG GAAATTAGCTGAGATCGGGTATAATAGAAGTGCGAAGAAATGCAAAGAGAAGTTTGAGAACATTTATAAGTATCACAAAAGGACTAAAGATGGCAGATCAAGCAAACCGAATGGAAAAAATTATAGGTATTTTGAGCAATTAGAAGCTCTAGATAATCATCCATTGCTTCCCTCTCAAGCTGATTCAAAGGAAGAAATCCCAAACAAAATTGTTCATAATGCAATTCCATATTCCATAGTAAACCCGGATTCGAATTTCGTTGAAACTACCACCACTTTGATATCGATGTCGACCACGTCTTGCTCGAGTAAGGAGTCGGGTGGGAcgacgaagaagaaggagaagaagaggaagttTGTGGAGTTTTTTGGGAGGTTAATGAAGGAGGTGATTGAAAAACAGGAGAAATTGCAAAAGAAGTTTGTGGAGGTTTTGGAGAAATGTGAAGAAGAGAGGTTAGCTAGGGAAGAAGAATGGAAGATGCAAGAATTAGCTCGAATCAAGAACGAGCGAGAGCGTTTTAATCACCAGAGATCCATTGCAGCTGCAAAGGATGCAGCTGTTCTTTCGTTCTTGAAGGCGTTTTCGGAACAGGTCGGCACGGTGCAGTTTCCCGAAAGCTTGATTCTGATGGAAAATTTGACTGGCAGGGAAGATCATAGCAATGTTGACAGAATTACAAGTACTCGGGAGAACGGTAATGATGGTAATTCGAATCAGATTACCTCGTCTCGATGGCCGAAAGACGAGATCGATGCTCTGATTCAGCTCAAGACTAATCTGCAGATTAAGTACCAAGAAAATGGCCCTAAAGGTCCTCTTTGGGAGGAAATATCATTAGCCATGAAGAAACTTGGGTATGATAGAAATGCAAAGAGGTGTAAAGAGAAATGGGAGAACATCAACAAATACTTCAAGAAAGTAAAGGAAAGCAACAAAAAGCGACCCGAGGATTCAAAGACATGTTCGTATTTCCAGCAGCTCGACGCATTGtacaaacaaaaatccaagaaaGTCGTCGACAATCATCCGAATCACGAACTGAAACCCGAGGAACTATTGATGCACATGATGGGCAGCCAAGAAGAAGGCCACCAACCCGAATCAGCAACAGACGATGGCAAAGCTGAGAATGCGGATCAGAACcaagaagacgatgacgatGACGACAACGATAACAACGACAAAGACGAATATTATTACATTGTAGCCAACAACAACAGCAATCAAGTGGAAGTAGGCACCTGA